In the genome of Vespa crabro chromosome 1, iyVesCrab1.2, whole genome shotgun sequence, the window ctcttttcttttcttttcttttctttctttctttcttctttttttttcttttttattttttttctcctttttttctttttttttttttttttttttttcttaatcataTCGTAAAACTGCAAACCCAGTCAGCTCGTAAATTTTCCAAGCTAAGAAATTGGCCCCACTAAAGTGGGTCTCGAAAAAGAGTAATCGATTTTTGAGACAATCTAAGAACTTTTGACTCGCATAGAAACTTTTGACCCGCCctgtttatcttctttcttcttgtttatttttcttttttctttttttttttttttttccccttaaaCAGCAACAATATTCTTCGACAAAAGTCAATTTGAAGATTCACGAataaaacatatgtatatctctcTCGGCTAATATTATTCCGCGCTTTCGGCCTCTTCCACGTATGCCGCgaaattttcattctcttaGATATCCTTTAgcggaataaaaaaaaaaagaaaaaaaaagaaaagaaaagacaaaaaacaaaaagaaaaagaaaaaacataatgTGTACCTTGAATTTATAAAACCTCGTATTCGCATAAATTAAAAGCGAGATCTATACGTTGTCTTTCGTACGACCAACGATTTGAAACGTAGGCAAAAATTAGAactaattaagaaagaaagatagagagagagagagagagagagagagagagagaaagagaaaagatcatCGTTTAGATAAAATCGTTTCGCCCTTTTGCAATCTCTTCTGcgtatttcaaagataatactTCAAAGATTTTTGCCAATTATACgcctaaaaatattatatatatacatatatatatatatatatacacatatgtgtgCATATAAGGATCTAatagtatacatacatgcactgagagagaaagagatgtcacatgaagaaacaataatagtaaaactCGACGATAAAATTGCCATGGATCTTTCTAAAATgccatataaaaataaatatatgaaggTATAggtatatggaaaaaaaaaaaggaaagaaaagaaaataagaagaagaagaagaagaagaagaagaagaagaagaagaaagaaaaaaagagaaagagagaaagaaaaagaaaatatcaaatcaAACCTTCTTTCTCTAAACAATACGCAAGATTCTCTCCTCGAggtgtataatatttataataataatgatcgattaaataaatgaaaacggTATGATAATgggacaaaagagaaaagagagaaaaaagtaaaaagggcAGGAAGGACGATGGtcgaaggaaacaaaaaaaaaccatgataataaattgataGATTAGATAAATGGTatctaagtatatatatatatatatatatatatatatatatatatatatatatatatatatatccatgacACTTAAACGCACATACGCGCAcgcgaataaaataataaaaatttatcgtaaaCGATGATCAATTCTTCtcgatctttttctattagcaacatcgaaaaaaatgaacaaaaggaaaatagaaatagaaagagagagagagagagagagagagaaaggcaaaCGTAAAGAAAACTTGAGGAATAGAAactcttagaaaaaaaaaattgtccgATTAAAATCCAACGAAAGTCAAATATTGCAATCATTCATTTCCGGTAAGAGGAAAAACCTTTCGTGGCCGTACTATCATTAATTGTTTGTCGTACCTATCGTTAGATATTAACTATTACATAATGAATTAGCCGTTAACGATTGAATGAatgtgattaattaattaattgaattgaatcgaatcaaatcgtatcgaatcgaatcgaatcgaatcgaatcgaatcgaatcgaatcgaatcgaatcgaatcgaatcgaattgaattgaattaattaattatataattgaataaataattaataattataattaaaaattaactgGGGTTGGGGAGGGGGCAAAATCGATTTCCGGACACACCCATTGATCGTGGGTCCGTATAATGCCGCAAACACGGCCCAAGCAGGACAGGGGGAGGGATGTGGGGTGGGTTGGGATGGGGgaatgcgtgcgtgcgtgtatatgtatatgtgtgcacgtgtgtgtgtgtgtgtatgtatgtgtttgtgtgtgtatgtgagagaaagagagagagagggagagagagtgtgtgtgaaTGTTAGAGATATTTTTCAACTTGTACTAAATGTGATAAAAACCGATGAATTGACAATGAGCAATCtaattgtaatatatgaatattatatatatatatatattattattattattatatatatacatatatatatataaataaataaataaataaataaataaataaaaattcttatatatatatatatattatacatatatatatatatacacatatatatatatatatatatatgtatgtctgtcGTACAAGCCATAATTAGGTTTTACTATAGCCAATACGTGTTAGCTTGTAAATGTAAAGACCGATAAGcggacgatcgatcgatcgaaagaaagaaagaaagaaagaaagaaagagaaagagagagagagagagagagagagagagagaaaggaaggaaggacagATGTGAAACAGTAGTGGGGAGGGTTGGAAAGgggaaggggaaagaaaatgaacgaaagCGGAACAAACGTtataaaagaaggagaaagataagGGGAAAGATGACGGGATGAGgatgagaatgagaaggaggaggagaaggaggaggaggaggagagtaACGATGTCGTACGCCGTCTTAAATCTGTCCACGAATTTTCCACTGACGTTGGGCTCCGTCGCCATTGAGATCGCATCACGTTGCGATCTACTCTCTAAGgttagattaattatttaatctctCGAATTaatcgagagagaaattacGTAACGAGAAAGTCCGTGCGAGAAaagttcttattataaatatatatagcttTACCCGAACCTTGTTATCGtcgatgattatgatgatgataatgaatgacgacaacgatgacgattaaagaaagaaaagtaaaataatagagTGAAATAAATGGGAacaggaaggaaaaaagaaggaaaaagagaaaaaaaagaaaaaagaaaaggaaagatcacGAAGAGACAAACAAGTGCGAGTACTATtagcaatagtaatagtagtagtagtagtagtggtagtaatagtaatagtactagtagtagtagtggtggtagtagtatgAGTCAATGATTTCGACGACATTGAAAACCATTCAAagaaacgtatgtatgtatgaatgaatgaatgaatgaatgaatgaaatcgAAACAATGAATTATCAACGACAACGAGGAGATGGGTAGGAGGGGATAAAGGAGGATAAGGGAGTTAATAGGAAGGAGGAGGGGCTAAATCGCACGGATATTCTCGAGAAACGcgttcgatataataattgtatttgtATAAGTGTGACCGTGTCGGGTACAAAAACTAAGATTTCGTACCGCCTCATCATAAATCCGATCCCATCGGtcgaaacattaaaaatcgaCCAACGACGACTAATATGAAAACGACGACTTCGAGACgacgaattaaattaaattaaattgtagTAGCATTTTACGCGAAAGATTGCCAAAAATAATAGGAGAGAGactaaagagagataaagagatagggagagagagagagagagagagagagaaagagaggacgcCCGATGTCAGTGGGGGGGAGGGGTACGTATTAActacgtacatgcatacaacattacattacattacattatgCGCGCGCTTTAAAGAGCGAGGGGTTTGAAAAAAAGTATTCTGTATAAAagcactaataataataatatgctggtacattattatatatatacatatatatatatatatatatatactcatatatgtgtatatatatatatacatattattattattattattattattattatatatatatatatacatatatatatatatatatatatatatatatatatatattgtaatccAATTGTTGTCTAcgatataatgttatttttctaattcatattcaattgttattgttgagaaagaaagagagagcgagagagagagagagaaagagagagaaagggattgagagaatgtaaaagagaggaagaacgtGTGAGAACGAGTGCGTTCTGATGTGCGTCTTCTCGATGCGTGAGTGTGTACgtgagaagtaaaaaaaaaaaaaaaaaaaaaaaaattaaaataaaaaaagatgaagagaaaaaaagaaaaaataaagaagaagaaaaaaaatagaagcagCGCAACAtcgaatttcaattataaatctAAACACAATAGAATTCAGTTTTTACGTTGTGAACCATGTACGATGAACTCTATAAATTGCTCGTAactccaaaaaaagaaaaaaaaaaaaaagaaaaaaaaaagaaaagaaaaaagtaataataataataataataataataataataataattacgaagaaaaggaaaagtaaaaaaaccaaaaaaaaaaaaggaaaaaaaaaagaagaaaagaaaaaagaagaaaaaagagctttctatttatatagttTTTCGTAATCGTTGCAAAAGGTCGTCATTttcaatggaaaagaaaaataacaagtaaaataaataataaatgtgttTTTCTACGCCTTACTAAGCCgaaataagagataaagaatgataaaataaaaaaaaaaaaaaaaaaaaaataataaaaaaaaaataaataaatgaaaaagcgCAAAAaaaagcgagcgagcgagcgagcgagagagagagagagagagagagagaagaacgaaagaaatacataaaataaaacgattcgtAAGAACCACGGAAATGATTATTGAAGCGTGaggtaaaggaaaagaaaagaaaaataaataaaagaaaagcggggggagggggagggttaaaaaataaaagaaagcatCTTCTTTCTACACTGAAAATAAgtacataataacaatatatatatatatatatatatatatatatatatgtatgtatgtatgtatgtatgtatgtatgtatgtatgtacttatgtatatcGGGAATATcgtgtattaataattattcgaaataaagtGATATATAAGACTTGAGAGAAGAGAATATGTAAATTCTCGAGAGATCGGTGCCTCGGCCTTTCGATAGCGTCGCGGGCGCcgtattgtattttttgtaaGGCTCCTTTTGCCAGATTGTGATAGCCAAGTTCACGACTCCGTCGAAAATAGCCGAAGTACCAGGTCGCGCGAAAATGATTAAACAAAAGGGGAGGTGAGGGTGGGGGGTGGGAGcgacgaaacaaaaagaaaaaaaaaaagaaaaaagaaagaagaaagaaagaagggaaagaaaaataaacgcaagagaaaaaaagaaggtggGCGGGGGTTTTGGGAGGAGgggggagaagaaaaatgataaggaAGCGCTCGTGATAAATTagatgaatattttcatttctttttatgagaGACACTCACGTCCTATATGCAtacgactatatatatatatatatatattatatattatatatatacgtatgcatgtgtgtttgtgtgtgtttgtgtatgtgtgtacttgtatgcgtgtataatatttattctttatttatattgtatcgtcgttgttgttacattttttctatctttttcttttctgtttttttttttttttttttttttttgtgtcttTTAATATTAAGTTCTTCCAACGAAAGGCTATATAGagttatatttaaaagtttaACCCGCCGTCTCGAACGATTAAAGAAATCCGTATATATCTCGATGtctcattgataatatttattaaagcggacaaatttaattttttatattctttaattgttatattcgATGATTGTTAGAACAAttgtgtattatatgtatatcatatcGTTCGGCCTAAACATTTTAACTCTTCGTAAATTATCGAAGGTTCATTGGTGGATTCTTTCGAATCGTTTTATCCTCGCACACGATTAAATGTAAAGAATttgagaagaaatagaaagaaagaaaaaaagaaataaaaagagtgggagaaagagagagagagagagagagagagaggaagaaattaaaaaaggagaacCATCACCtttttcgtattaatttttttatctatgaaCTGCGATGGAGTGTATtacttgtatgtatgtatgcgtatgtatgtatgcatgtgcattgtacgtatgtgtgtatgcgtatgtatgtatatgtatgcgcgtatttatgtatgtgtatgtgtgcatatgcgtgtgtgtgtgtgtgtatacgccTGCGTATTAATTGTTGAATCTGGTATCCGCGATgccaaagatatatatatatatatatatatatatatatatatatatatatatatatatatatataaaagtcatgtaataaaaaaaaaaaaattgtggtaagataattatgaatataatgtCAATGATATAACGATGAACTTGCTGGTGATAATCGTTATTGCTATCTCGTAACGTTTAATGTATATCAGTGtcgtgcaaaaaaaaaaaggaaaaaaaaaaaaaagagcagcAGAGCTCCTCGGTGTTGTGGGTATACATACTCGTTCCTAGCAACTCGTATGACAATTACTATTCGATACTAATCGTAAACATTGCATTGATCTACTTTACCCTACGTactttaaaagataaataaatacacattCTGTCCAATCTCATACGCGAATAATCctctcaattattttattctaagcCTTCTTCGCATCATCGATCCAATCCccgtagaaaaaaattaaaaaaaaaagaaaagaaaaaaaaaaagaaaagaaaagaaaaaaaaccagacaaaaataaaggaaaaaaaaaaaaaaagaaaagaaaaaaaacccgATCAATCAACCTTTGAAACAATTACAGCCAGAAAGAACTTCGTCGATTGCAATTAATATTCAGGTAGGATAGAATAATTCTATGTGATttgtcattcttttttattctctctttttttttgttttttttttttttttttttccattaatttttctttccttattttacttatttatttaattttgtttctccctttttgcttttgtttctCATTCATTTCTATACGATTCGAACACtgatttattgtattatattctcAGAATGGTCTCgtacaaatttttaaagtaCACATaccttatatatttcttatatagtATTACAATTTAACGATCTCGTATAGAGGTACTTATTAATCTATATCTGAAGAttcacataatatatatatatatatatatatatatatatatatatatatatatatatatctatatatatatacatatatatatatacatatatatatatatattttatattcgaaagtataataatacgtGTCATGGTACGGAgtattattttgaataaagCTTACTATAcaaattcttctctcttttgtaaaaataaaaaatgaaaagacggaagaaaaaagaaaagaaagagagaaaaagaaaatagaaaaacattcGCTATATGgattatttaatgtattttgtTTAATCCATTTTAAGGATTTATTGAAACGTTCGGTAAATACTACTTTAACGCTATATTAGAGCCAACAGATAATGACTCTTAATTAGTCTCTCTCTTCTTAGTTAATTAACAGTAGCtattgctgctgctactgctgttgctgctgctactactacatCTGCTGCCGCCTTTGATAAATACGCATTGATCTTGTAAAGACATATAAGCgcgtatttatattatctatacgacttttaaacattatatatatatatatatatatatatgtttaaaatattcattatattctataaagctttttttcttttttttctgcatttttttttcttttttctttttttttcacgtttaATGATTGCATCGTGCACCAACGCATATAATCAGAACAATAATTGTGAAGGAATAatctgtatatatttttttaaaaagatattatatgtacgttttaattataacagtCCAGCAAAACACTTTTGgctttattacattataaaatagttAAAATCCTGATAATTATATACGACGTAAACTAACACGTAGCATGTCTGACTAGCTCAAAAATGTATAATGTTCTGGACAGTccgtttaaatatatattgcgGCTTCTTAATCAGCTAAAAAAATTCgtcagtataatatatatatatatataatcaatgtatattagtttttatatcaaataatttgattataatGAACATTGTGTTAGGCAACATTGCaccttactactactattactatatttaaactGGACTATATAATCGGAAGTATTTAAGtttttaaatatgttattCGGACTAACACTTATtctaaattgatatataatcatttttcattctgaatattttttctatcaaaaaaATGCAttgcttatttattattattattattattattaccattattactattatcattatcattatcattatcagtatcattatcattagcattattattactttcatttttattttcattttctttttttaatttttttttttttcctttttttttgttttttttttttttttatttttcttttcttttaataactcGGAATGCTATATAAAATACTATCAAATCAAACAAAAGAATGATTTACAATCAAAAGCATTAAGAgctttatcaaatataaaaatttttgtattatcgaAGCACCAACTAATTCTCTTGCTCGTTGATAAACTTGTGCAAAAATTCTTTACATTTATCAACGCTAAACTaactctttctgtttttctttttcctttttttttctttttttcttttttttttttttttttttcttttcttactttcagAAAAGTAAAgctttacttatttatttatttattaatttatttacttgttcGTTTCTAAATAGCTATAATAGAATTGTTCGTTCGATATAAAATCTGATTGAATGAAAGGAGCATGAACACAAGTATATTACTGCATGAGATAGATATGATACATGTCTACATACATATGGAAACATGTTTTTTTACAAGCCATCGAATGTTCTTATATAATAGCAATcctcattattttcttcacgCATAATCCCTACTTCAAGAAACTTTAAATCTTTGAGATTCATAGCATGGCCATTAATTGATCGATATTTGCATAccatattaattacatatatatatatatatatatatatatatatatatatatatatatatatatatatctaactaTCTGTTTATTTTTCAGATAGATCACGAGACCAcagattacagtaataatgtAATGCATTTCTATTACTATagtaaataacgttaataaacgGTTATAAGAAAGACAAatactaattattaaaaagttgccttatataataacaatgtgcATGTACACGTGCACgcacacacgtatacacacatgGACATACTAGAGTAATGCTTATTTGATATCAAATAGCATATGCAATACATATTACTGATTCTTTAATTGAGATTTGGTTCTGTCATTGAATTGCACCAGATTAACTAACTTGccagtgtgtatatatatatatatatatatatatgtatgtgcatatgcatatatatataaatacacatacacacacatatatatatatatatatatgccaacTGTAGATAAATGCAacgaatatatacgataaaaaaaacaatgatttaaaaataagatataagtgctaaattgaaaatatgatATTGACTACGTTTAATATGACTTGCATATTATTGCAAAAACATAATTTAAtctaaaaattcaatttgcaAGGCCGTCAAGAaggaatcgatcgattattataattattatttataatcctaaatatctttctttctctgttaatCATTCaacaatataagaaaaaagaaaatgtatgttATCAATGAAGattcatagaaaaataatgatctgTTTACCGTGTGCGTCCGTTGTTTTTAATCACTTAATTACAATCGGACCTTCAATTCCTCCATTCtctgttttattctttttcgcaTCTCCTTGTATCTAcaatcaaaatcaaaaaagaaaaagaaaaagaaaaaagaaaaaaaaaagaaaaaagaaaagaaaaaaaagaaagaaaaaaaaaacagaaaagaaaaatatgtcagtcaattataattaattgatataataattcataaaaaattactaacttttcttttaaaagtaCAATCTGTCGTTCTTCCTCATAATGATAACGTTGCAATATACCATGGCATTCTGCTAATGATAGATTAAGGAACTGTGCAACATCTGAACTGATTTCAGGTGTAGAAAGTTTATCGACCAAAAATAATCTTGCTACATTTTCATGTGGCCCCAATACTACTCTCACTTCCAATGGATACTCGTCGTCTCTCAATCTTCTTTGCTCtgtacattaaaataattgaagtgttataaaatatatatatatatatatataaaataataaaaaaaaagagaaaatatatatatataaaaaaaaaaaaaaggaaacatgtATACAAACTTACCACCATTATCGCGGACTACGAACAATGCAAAGTTATCCGATTTAGCGTCCACTTTATATTTGTCGAGCATAAGATTAATAACCTCTTGCGTGTTTACTAAACTCGTAACCCAAACAGACATTTGAGAACCATGTGGTGGTGTAAAGAAACTAGTTTCTCGATTATAGAAATGACCATTTATTGAACAACGACGTCTTAATCGGCTACGTGATTGACGTCGACCACCTGGTCTACGTCGAATTGCGGTGGATCCTTGTTTACGTCTTAGAACAACGCCGTCCAActgaaataaatcaattaatattatagaataataacgagaggATGAATAAAacggggaaaggaaaaaaagaaaaaacaaaaaaaaaagacccccccaacaaaaaaggaaacaatcgTTACCTCCAAACCACTATCAGTTGACATTGTCATGTTATCATCTTCTCTAAATTGCAGAGAATTTACAGAATCCGTATCACTGTCTGTACGATGCCGTTGAAGACAATCTGGACCGGACATTGAACGATTTAAGCCCTTTTCTATCCAACTATCGTCAGTACTAATAGATCTATTACCAATAACATTCTTTTCcaaattatcgaaatattctACCCTACGAAGAGTACCGTTCCGATTTGGTGTCCCATGATAAATAGGCGTATCAGTGCTGGAAGAACTACCAATGCTATGTGTCGGTGTACTATTTATACTACTATCATTACCCCTATTAACATGATGATTAGGACTATTTGTTTCGGAATTATCACGAGAATCTGTTTTATCGAAACTTGATTCAGAAGAATGAACTGATGTTTCGTTATTAGAACTTATCGATGGAAGATTTTCAGGCATCGTCGAATACAATTTATTACCCTCGTCTACCTTTCGTTCAacctaaaataattaatatattaaaacaatcttaatccgtataatatataaaaatgattaaattttttatatcaaaccTGAAGTAATTCATCTAATTCATCCCATTCCATGGTTTTAAC includes:
- the LOC124427260 gene encoding ras association domain-containing protein 2; amino-acid sequence: MWKCHKCGKPVYFAERKQSLGYDWHPECLRCEECGKRLNPGQHAEHKGVPYCHVPCYGALFGPQLFGHGTRVESHTSFGKKEVRPSLPRSHLESKLKVFNQYYEGKSGGIRSREVNGRLILEGALRIYWGVRGVIHLKEDDDQRTVVTARNRNSCRRSVSEDLEDEDKTDITLKSTSECDTEGNAKSIPQSPDHLKSLTLPMKLDVKTMEWDELDELLQVERKVDEGNKLYSTMPENLPSISSNNETSVHSSESSFDKTDSRDNSETNSPNHHVNRGNDSSINSTPTHSIGSSSSTDTPIYHGTPNRNGTLRRVEYFDNLEKNVIGNRSISTDDSWIEKGLNRSMSGPDCLQRHRTDSDTDSVNSLQFREDDNMTMSTDSGLELDGVVLRRKQGSTAIRRRPGGRRQSRSRLRRRCSINGHFYNRETSFFTPPHGSQMSVWVTSLVNTQEVINLMLDKYKVDAKSDNFALFVVRDNGEQRRLRDDEYPLEVRVVLGPHENVARLFLVDKLSTPEISSDVAQFLNLSLAECHGILQRYHYEEERQIVLLKEKYKEMRKRIKQRMEELKVRL